The proteins below are encoded in one region of Apium graveolens cultivar Ventura chromosome 4, ASM990537v1, whole genome shotgun sequence:
- the LOC141716689 gene encoding homeobox-leucine zipper protein ATHB-40-like yields the protein MTSILNQQQANDQMAILSQYYPDIYTQMATEKVTEVKPQRRRKKNKGETSCSMFRKRKLTDEQVNMLEINFENEHKLDSERKDRIAAELGLDPRQVAVWFQNRRARWKSKKLEDEYSKLKSEHDSTVVEKCQLETEVLKLKEQLSEAEKEMHQLTERLDGVSSNSPSSPFSMEVMEPPYFGEFGMEGLDNVFCMPNINYDTNGLGIWANIYDM from the exons ATGACTAGCATCTTAAACCAACAACAAGCAAATGATCAAATGGCAATTCTTTCGCAGTACTATCCTGATATCTACACTCAAATGGCTACTGAAAAAG TAACGGAAGTGAAACCGCAAAGAAGGCGTAAGAAGAACAAAGGGGAGACTAGCTGCAGCATGTTCAGGAAAAGAAAGCTTACTGATGAACAAGTGAACATGCTTGAAATCAATTTTGAAAATGAGCACAAGCTGGACTCTGAAAGAAAAGACAGGATTGCTGCCGAGCTCGGACTTGATCCACGACAAGTTGCGGTTTGGTTTCAGAACCGCAGAGCTAGGTGGAAGAGCAAGAAACTAGAGGATGAATACTCCAAGCTCAAAAGTGAGCATGATAGCACTGTGGTGGAGAAATGCCAACTAGAAACTGAG GTCTTGAAACTCAAAGAACAATTGTCTGAAGCAGAAAAGGAAATGCATCAACTGACTGAGCGCTTGGACGGGGTTTCAAGTAACAGTCCTAGTTCACCGTTTTCAATGGAGGTTATGGAGCCGCCTTATTTTGGCGAGTTTGGGATGGAAGGATTGGACAATGTTTTCTGCATGCCGAATATTAATTATGATACTAATGGATTGGGGATTTGGGCTAACATATATGACATGTAA